A window of Anas acuta chromosome 5, bAnaAcu1.1, whole genome shotgun sequence genomic DNA:
TCACCATATTGTGGTTATGCTTAAGTATAAGAACACTGATCAATAGTTTAGATGcacagtatttatttcttctgctggaaGGCAACTATACTTAATTGTATCCAAGACACTTCAAATCATTCAGAAATATGGCATGCAGTATCCAAAAGTATGGctctgaggattttttttttttacattaagcATAAAGAAATTTTATATTCAACATTCATTTATATCTCAAGAAAACTACCTATTCAGAGTTCTAGTTCTTTGATGCAGCATTAAGGATTAAAACTTACCACTTTACCAGGCCTTGCCCATGTGCAAATAAATCCCTCCTGACAAGCAGTGACTATACAGTCTTCAAGAAAAATTAACACAGTCAGTCTTTCATGTGCTATCTTTTTACAGATAAGAGGCTCTAACAAGGGAACATCTTCCATTCTGGGACAGAGAGGTGTTCCCAAAGTTTTAGCTGGGTCCGTTTTGGTTTTAGTAACTAGGTTCAGTTTGTCACTGCTCTTGCTAGATATATGTCCCATGCTATGGTTTCTCTTGTGATCTTTTTCATGGTGTCTTTCCTTCCGATCATGTAGCGATAAGGTTGCAAATTTACTAACACCAGAAGCAATGGCACCATCCATGACACTGCTTTTACTGCCAGCATTTGAGACTGCAGAATGTGGAAGGCTGTTTGACCGCGGAAGAGGAGGGGGTACAGAGTTTCCAGGTGTTGTGATACTGTTTCCATTACTTCCTGGGTTAGTTCCACCACTTCCAGCGGGTGGACTTGTGGCATTCATGACATTTGTATGTGTCCTTGCTCTTGAGAGAGGTTGGTGGGGGAAGAGGATATCTTCTGTAAGATCCCATAAACAGAGCTGCGTGTCCTGGCCTACCGAACCAAATCTATACGTAACACTTACTGGACGACTGTCTGTAGAGTTCCTTTTGGATAGCCTAGATTGTGTACTATTTGCTCGATCTCTGCCAAAATGAAGGTCTTGGAAATCCTCATCACTGCCGCTAAATTCCATCGGGTCACTCTCTTCTACGCTAGTGGTATACGGATCGAATGCAACAACACTGACCCACGATTTATGTCCATGGCCTCTCGCTATTACTCGACAGTCCACAAAAGACCAAACTGTTACCAAGTCATCCTCTCCACCTGTCACTATGTATTTCCCGTCAGGActccaacacacacacagcagtcCTCCAAAGTAGCTTTTCATTGTACCATGCAATTCCACCGAATCAAAGTTAAACACACGAAGAAAACCATCCTGGCTCACACAGGCCAAGAACTTCCCATCTGGGGAAAAGGCAAATTCATTCAGGGCACCCTCACCTACTGTCCATTTAAGCAGAGGGTTTCTTGTGGATTTACTCTTGCAAGTGTGAACTGCAAAACTTTCTCCTTGTTTAAGTAGCTGGTAGTGCGGGGCTGTGGTACCACAAGTGTGCTCCACGTTATATAAGTACATATTGCCACTGGAATGAGCTACTAGGAAAAGGCTTTCCGAACCTGGTACCCATTTTACACAGGTTACTCTGGACTTGTCTATTAGtctctgtgaaaaacaaagaagataCACATCAGAAAGtctgaaaattaaagttttaatgATTAACTGTAAATCTGAGCTTTTGAGGGAGAAGGGGAACAAAGCTTAAGCAAAGCGAATTCAACTTTCTGGAAAGGAGCTATGATACTATTCGCAAACAATCTCATAAGGCATTTAACAGGAAATTATATTCAGAGAAAGTGCTATCAAAGGTCATTATGGTCCAGTCACATTCTGAAGAGCATACTTTGATCAAGCCGATCTGTTGCTATGAATCTCAACGCAATGCTCTTAAGTTTACATTCTGCTGAGGATGttaaagtatgaaaaaaataatcaaggaaCACAAACTGAACTAACGGGAAAAAAGGCTGTTACTCATCTGTGTGACAAGTTATAAATCAGCAACAGTTAAATTTAAACTGGTTTTATCTGAAATGGCTATAAAAATCagcatctgaaagaaaaagagacatcTTAGGAGCCTTTACCAGCTCACTGATTCAGGCAGCAAACGTTATGCTGTGCCCCTGTTAACATGTGGTTGGACAGTTAATAGCTAAACACATGTAAATCAGCAAATTTGGAAGGCACCACATCCTCTTCACCTTGGAAACCCCACCCTGCAATTACTTTTCATTCATTACTCTCAGTTACCATCTGATTAAGaagtttcctttaaataaaaacaatttaatggAGTCCATCATTACCAAACAATGAACACACGTTAAACAAACATCCCTAGTTAAAATGTCTTCAGTACTGTAAAAAATGAGAAGTAGAGATAAAGTCCATAAACTCAAGGGGTCAACTGTTCTTCTGGTGGATTTCTAAATCTACCAATTCAGCCATTGCATCACTCAACTGCAACTTAGAGacaaaaaaattctttaaatgCAAATTCAAGATTTGTATTTGGCACAGATTGATTACAGGCTGAAAGTAGAACTGGGCTATACAAAAGGCAAGAATGCAAATACAGCGTGCCTCAGGAAATACCAGAGCAAGTTACAGaagaacatagaaaaaaaaaaaaaaacaaagaaaaaatgctttgctatgctgtttttcacaaagaaaaaaaaaatagctgatgGATAACACTGACTCTTACCCATTCTGGGCCTGTAACTATCAAAAGCATCACCTGGTCATTACTCTTGAACGTATTTTTGCTACTGTGAAATTCAGTATAAGGACCAGGAAACCTCTCTTGTGTAacttcttattttctatttgagaGTGAACTTTTCCTCTAACAAGGTAGCTTTACAAATAGCATCTTAGATTCTGTTGtggcattttaaataatttgtcaCATGTTCATTAATATGTATCATTCATATCTGGTAAAAATGATACCAGAAATGTTAGTCAGAAAGTTACTTCGTACATaccaagagaaaaatatagAGAAGGTCAGACTAGCTTTCTTGCTAGAGGCAATGGTCTTGTTATTAAGCCATCACTAATACAGCACAAAGTGAGATTTCTTGCTCTACTGTACTAGAGCAGCTCAACCTGACAAACAACATATTCACAGAAGCAGTAACTCAACTTTTATACTAGAAAACTCTGCCTTTCAAGTCCCTATTCTCTTCTACATCAACAgagttttaaaaagtaacaagTTAAAATGCAATAGCCTTAATTTAGTCAAGCTTCGACACAACCTGTGTCATAAGATGAAGCCATTTCACATATCACATACAATTAAGTGCTATCCTTATTGCTTTATCATAGGTGATAATCAGAACACACCTTTGGGCTACCTAAATCACTAAATTACTAACAGGACAAGTGGTGAACCCTACCATCTCTATTATTCTAGCACCAGTGCTAAATCTGTCAAAAGATGTAAACACTTATTTAGCCCACCTTTTGCTTATGAAGGTATGTTTATTCTCAAATACTTTctaaaaatctaaatatatccaaaaaacattttcttgaagCAAAGGTACCAACTCATACATCAATAATTACTAATGTTTCTCTTAAATGGGCTTCAGATACAAGTTAATATTTCTAAACATGCCCAGAGTCAGTTTCACTATTGTAACTGACAGGCCAAAACCACAGCAGTTTCAGAATTGGTTATAACTGCAGATAAGATCTGTGTAGGAAACAGGGATTTTGTCTTTTAACTTTACCCTACATGTGGGTAAGTTCTGGTAACACTACATAAACCCATATGCTAGCTTTGTATAAAGGAGCTCATCTCATTTCAATTCCACCAAACAGGAAGAAGATACATCTCCATCACAATGAGGCAATACCGGTGGCAAGAGAGgaaagagtatttttttaatgtcatgtcGCCTCAGTGCTTCCATCACTTGTGGAATACCACAAGAACTATTCTGCCTGCAATGCAGCTTTATGCTGTAGAAGCTAGACAGTAAACATCGTGACACGTAAATAGGCATCAGACCTTTGTGTGAAGTATTTTAGCACACGTTTTTCTCAAGGCAACTACAGGTCAGCTACTGGAGTGGGAACTGCTCTGCAATAGGAAGTTCTAGCTATTCATAGCTTCCCGCTGCCATTTTTAATACTTATGCTACTACCATACAAGATTAAATCTTGTTTACATGAGTAACTTGTCACATCTGGATTAGCACTCCCAGTGGTGCACCAATGCCAAAGTTTGGTTTTCTGGGAAGTTTTTTAATGGATGATGCTAGAAGGAAAATTTTAACTACATATACAGTGGTTTCTACCAAAAAGAGTATTCCATGCAGCATTAGGAGGCTCTCCAGCACTGTTTCCCATTCAACACAAGCAGGGAGACAGAACAGGTGGGAAAAGGCTGGTAACAAAGAAGTACGCCCCTCTTCTGATCTGGTTGTAGCTACTTTTAGAAAGCTGAGGAGGAGTCAGTTCTAATTATAAAACATCCCCATTGAGAACAATACTTCAATCTTCTTTGCACaaagacagagcaagaaaaCACATGTCCCTGAGGTGGGAAAGATATGCTTGCTTAGTTTGAAAGCTGAGCAAGGCTTAACTTCATCTGCAAAGCTCTTGTCCAGATTtcaagtcttttaaaaaaaaaaaaaaaaaaaaaaaaaaaaaaaactgcagagcTCTTTCTTACCTCATGATTTACCTGCagtattaaaacacaaaaagcagcaaaaacaaacaaaaaaaacaagccaagtACCTCTGGCTTATCCTCTGCAGAAAAAGCTGTCCAAGTTTTATCAGTTACCAGATCTCTTCCACTGTTAATATCCAAACACTTACCTTTCTAAGAATACCAGTATTACCAGATAACCAGAGCCAGTGGTTTTGTAACTTGGCATGAGTCCCCCTCATAGTACTCCCTCTATTTTTTACCTATTGCTTGAAGAGAGAATTCTTTTTCGGGAGTATCACATGGTCGATACTTTGTGAGCCTTTAGCTTTTCTCATGCAGCATTCAGCTTGAGATCCTAGTCTTCCCTGAAAAAGCCTTTAGGAATCCTTGATACAGACTGTTTCTGCTGTAACACCCCAACCAtaaaaaagtgatatttttactttaattatttaatattttgaccGTAATATATTAAATAGGGgctcaaatattttcttccctgtttggAACCAGAAGCCTCCAAAACAATTGACTGCAGAGAACATGCAGCAGCATTTTGATTTGTAGatgttttttccatctgttaACTGTCATTAGTTCTAGTTGCAGTACTACCCAAACTAAGAagtcctatttttttcttttgcctttaaCCCCAAAAGCTTCCTtatgaataatttttttgtgtAAGTATTCTAAACCAATGaaggagctgaaaacaaaaggtaGTGACTGAACGATGAGCTGTATAGGCAAACAAAGCCATCTACGGAACTTTGAGGATTTTTAGTACCAAAAATACATTGCATGCAACAATGTTAAGATTTCTACTTACTTCCTCATTAAATAATTTGctagtttcttttttaatagggTCTATAAGTTGGACCTGGCCTGCTGAGAAGCCCACTAGAAGAGAAACACTTTCTGCTGTGGCTGTTAAGTGATTGAAGTCATGGCATGTAGGTTGTGTTCCTTTGTATATCCTTTTGTCTATTGGTTTACTCAAGTCCGCAGCCTGCAAAAAGagcaaacagaatttaaaaagtttatCACAATGTATACACATACAAGTTTAGCTTGCAAAAGAGCTTATACTAAGCAACGATTTATGCAGTCACAAAACcatactttaaaatacagctctgtATTTATTGAAGACCTCAAATATGTCTTCAACAGGTTTAGCTTTTAATATAACATCACACTTCcacattttccagttttgctgAATGCTACACCTTCGCAACTACATCACGTGACAAACCAGTGACAACTGTTCAGTAACACAAAGGTTCCAGTGAGTCCTCAAGATCAACCTGTTTCCTGGGTTCTCCTGCCAGAAGCAGCATCCCATCACATTGACAACACATCTTCCATTTCCCTAGCAGCAGTTTTCTCAAAATGAAGTACAACTAGTTTTGGCAGTGGACTAAAAATAGCGTATCTTGGTCCTTGTACTGTAAATGCATCATTTTATAACAGGCAAAAATGTGATACCATtatcaatattaaaaaatgatcAACTAGATCCGGAGAGATTTCTAGGAACACTGACTCAGAATGTTGATATTatgcttataaaatatttttaaggcgATTAGGTTACAAAAAAATTGTGCTTCTGACATTGATTTATTAAACGTGAAAATACTTTGCACCATCTATAATCAAGGATGACTTCTATGGATCAATATATTATCTGAATTTACTGAACAATCCAAATACAGCTTAGACAAAGTAAGTGCTAGCAAAACAGAAGAACTTTTATATAAACAACTGAAGATCTGGCACTTAAGTGTCagaagaatcaaaaaaaaaacagaaaagcaatttaaaatgctCTCTCAGTTGTGTAACCCATGTTTATCCCCGTATCACTTCTGAACAGACACCCTAATCTATCATCATCCAGAGATTATAACCCACACATTTAACATGCGTGATCATACATCAGGTTCAACCTTTCTTTTTAACTCCCTATTTACTAGGTTCGGAGTCTGTAATTAGAAAGCTGCAGTTACTCAATAATATTACAGGCTCAAGATGCAGCTGTGATTTGGGATTTGGATTCTAGTTTTGATATCtacttttacagtatttttagtCAAGGGAAATCAGGGCAGCAATATAGGAAATAAAACTTGTTTGAGGAAGTGGACAAGCTccatataaaagaaaattgctCCAGTGTATTAAACCTGAGTACAACATTTGAAGAGCAGCAAATCCATAGCATGCATGGAGCTGTACTGTGGGAAACCAGACCTGCCTGTAAGTAGAGCAAAACCGTGACTAGCTACACAGTGATTCACATCAGGTGAGCCATTTCCAAGGCAAATTTAACTACGGGATACACGTGATAAGCATATGTATATGCAGCAGTACTGAAGTTACACTCTGCTTTGCAGCATATATTATAAACCAGTTTAGTCAGGTGTATGGCCTTCTGGTTGAAGGCTCCGAAAGGAGACAATGTATTCCAACTTCTAAAGTCAGCATATTAAAAAAGTTATTCTCCAGAGCCCAGAGAACCATTATAAGCTAAAAAAGAATATTAGTAATACCTCTTCAAGGAGAACTTAAATAGAATGCCAGCTCTACTGGGATCATAGGATAAGGTGCACGGCTACCAAGGGGCATCCACAGACACATGTAAATCTGTAACTTGAAGCTGGAATGATCAAACCCTAGAGGCCATGTGGTTGGATCCCTTATATCGTGCAAGATTCCCTTGTCctaaaataatacaatatatGTGGTATCAAGAGGTAACTCcctaaatggagaaaaatgtttccaatgGAAGACTGGTTTACAGTAACTATAGATGCGTCCCTCCATACCTCAAAGAAATGCTCTCTTGTCTCACAAGGTATGGCCCCTGGACAAGAGTTTCAGCAGAACCAAGTGCCTCAGAAAGGAGATccctttcaaaataaacaaagctcAGCCTGAATCACGTTGAGGGATCAGAGAATGGTTGGCTTGTTCAGCAGTGGAAAACATGAGCATTCCCAGGGCTGTCATCTTTTGAATCCCTACTATTCTTTTAAGTGGCACAGAAGGTCGAGAGGTAGCTATTTTCAGATTGAAATTACACTTTGCTCTTTTGTCTGGTCACGAtggtttttttttagttttgtttcaacATTCACTATATTTTTGGTAGTCTGAAAAACTTGCTGTGGCTGAAGTCTTCTGAAATTGTGTGATAACAGATCTAGCAAGACATGAAATTCTGATAAATGAAATCTAGGCACAAGACTTCACTGTGCTTGTTCTAGCTGCTCTCGGGGAACCAGATGGCACGGACAATCTGTCTGAACTTCAATGGAGTATAAGTAAATTAATTCAATTACCAGAATTACCAGAAGCTAGGCTTCTACTGAGAGGGATGCTCTGCCTTTTATTTACATGCAGCTAGTGTTTTCAGTTGTGATTACGATACAGTTGTCTCATGGAGATAAGTCAGgcacaaaaacacttttttggtCTTGTTCTCACTTCACTGAAAGACAGGATAGAATCAATGATCATAAGAACCAAAAGccattttctctatttctgcACATTTGAAAGTTGCTATTGGATTTTTGATAAGAACAAGAAAAGCCCTTACTCATAAAATTCAATAGGGCCTGTGACTCAGCATTTCATTAGCATACCATTAAGGCCATTTGCTGTAGCTGTACTGTGAAGGATCTGATTCTCAGAAAAGAGATTTTCCATGAGATCTTAGGATCTGACACTATTTACTCAACAAGGCGATGTGAACTGCcactttcagaaaaatgctgaTGTACTTGGGAAGGGAACTGAAAGATGCTGGGATTAAGTGTTACTGAACACGGCAGCTACAAGCACGGGGTAAGGCACCCTTGGCTATGCCTGAGCTGCTAGCAAgttatttgcatgtttttggTCCCAGTTCTTctcaatttttcttctgaaaaaatacTTAACAGTATTCCAGCCTGTCCACTTTGAGGAACGTATTCCATGATGGATGATTCATGATGACAGCACCACTCTGTAATTAGAACTTATGTTTAGTCTTGACTGAAACAGGTTGGAGCACCTAATACAAAGGTAAGAATCAATCCTCCCTTTGAATGAAATCACTGTGCAAGCCATCAAAGCGCATCTTCACTAATCAAGCCTCTGTAATAGCACTTGGGGCAACCGATACCTGCACTGGAAGCCTCTCCTTTGCAACATGCACTGGTATTTCAAGTACTCCTTGagcaaaagaacaagaaataatgGCTATCAGGCAACAAGGGCAAGACGAATTTCACTCAACAGTTGGCTGAAGTCAGTGATGCAGCTGAACAAAATTGGCGTACCTGGGGCACCAACAGTTTGAGTCCTGTCCTTGAACAGATTCAAAGTCTCTAAAATCTTATGCttacaagcagaagaaaaattgaCTAACACAGCCATTCAGTTCTTTGTGAGGAATTGTctagaaataaaacatgaatcACGTAGTGGTACTGGGGACTTTCCAGTCCCATTTAGTTAACTCACACCATGTGATTTTAGCCATGTTACCCTCActctgctggggaaggaaaaggaaggggaaaaaataaatatataataaaagtaTGTGCGTACGTGTACATAATTTGCCCATTCACCCTGAATCAAGATTTCAGTAGGAAGGTGGTCAAGTGGAACATCTTAACCACAGCTTTAGATACCTAAATAataggaacagaaagaaaaaaaaaaatcagttaccTCAACCTGAAGCAAATATTGAAAATTTCATATTTCAACATTTGAAATGTCTTATTAAGATGGGCATCAACAACCTTGGTTCCTTATCCTTATGCAACTCTAAGGTCAAAGACAGATTAATTTCTGTCCAAGATTTATTCTTTTGATGTACTATTGATCTAAGACTCAGCTTTCATACTACAATTTCACAAATAGTGAATCACATTATTTCAACTCAGCATTTAATCATGCTCCTTGACAGACGTGagttcttcctctttttcttttcctaacttacatctgcagctttctgcaaaTTTTAGTTATTGAAATCTATAATAGATGCTACATTTCCTGCCAAGCTAAACAAACATCTCCCAGATCAGAAAGGGAAGGCgttatttattaatttctctCAGATAATTTCAACAGTAGccattaaaatgtttcctttagaGACTTAATAGTATTTAATATCAGATTTGCCAGGCTGGCTTTCAGTTGGTCATATGGGTAAGAGAGTTTGAGACAGAATATTAGGTATTTAAGCCTGGAAGTAAGagcaaacatttaataaaaaattctcTTCCAAAAATCCTCTTAAGAGAATCCCCCCTAGTACAAAGAATTAACTGATCTTGAACTGCAGATTACAGGTTGGCTATGCACAGCTACAGCACCAACACAAGACGACAAAATACTAAGAGTCACTTTCGAAAACaatttttccagtatttctggAGCTTGGAATTCACAAAAGTACCTGCAACTTGTATCTCTTCAACACCTTGCTGATCAGGGATTTCATGCTCCCTGCTCTATAACCATCATAACTGGAGAAAACTCTGCTTGTTACAGTGCTATACAAGCA
This region includes:
- the WDR20 gene encoding WD repeat-containing protein 20 isoform X2, producing the protein MLLSKMAAEGGGKEMNEIKTQFTTREGLYKLLSHSEYSRPNRVPFNSQGSNPVRVSFVNVNDQSGNGDRLCFNVGRELYFYIYKGVRKAADLSKPIDKRIYKGTQPTCHDFNHLTATAESVSLLVGFSAGQVQLIDPIKKETSKLFNEERLIDKSRVTCVKWVPGSESLFLVAHSSGNMYLYNVEHTCGTTAPHYQLLKQGESFAVHTCKSKSTRNPLLKWTVGEGALNEFAFSPDGKFLACVSQDGFLRVFNFDSVELHGTMKSYFGGLLCVCWSPDGKYIVTGGEDDLVTVWSFVDCRVIARGHGHKSWVSVVAFDPYTTSVEESDPMEFSGSDEDFQDLHFGRDRANSTQSRLSKRNSTDSRPVSVTYRFGSVGQDTQLCLWDLTEDILFPHQPLSRARTHTNVMNATSPPAGSGGTNPGSNGNSITTPGNSVPPPLPRSNSLPHSAVSNAGSKSSVMDGAIASGVSKFATLSLHDRKERHHEKDHKRNHSMGHISSKSSDKLNLVTKTKTDPAKTLGTPLCPRMEDVPLLEPLICKKIAHERLTVLIFLEDCIVTACQEGFICTWARPGKVGLLSSQNQANSPSGTVV
- the WDR20 gene encoding WD repeat-containing protein 20 isoform X3, whose translation is MLLSKMAAEGGGKEMNEIKTQFTTREGLYKLLSHSEYSRPNRVPFNSQGSNPVRVSFVNVNDQSGNGDRLCFNVGRELYFYIYKGVRKAADLSKPIDKRIYKGTQPTCHDFNHLTATAESVSLLVGFSAGQVQLIDPIKKETSKLFNEERLIDKSRVTCVKWVPGSESLFLVAHSSGNMYLYNVEHTCGTTAPHYQLLKQGESFAVHTCKSKSTRNPLLKWTVGEGALNEFAFSPDGKFLACVSQDGFLRVFNFDSVELHGTMKSYFGGLLCVCWSPDGKYIVTGGEDDLVTVWSFVDCRVIARGHGHKSWVSVVAFDPYTTSVEESDPMEFSGSDEDFQDLHFGRDRANSTQSRLSKRNSTDSRPVSVTYRFGSVGQDTQLCLWDLTEDILFPHQPLSRARTHTNVMNATSPPAGSGGTNPGSNGNSITTPGNSVPPPLPRSNSLPHSAVSNAGSKSSVMDGAIASGVSKFATLSLHDRKERHHEKDHKRNHSMGHISSKSSDKLNLVTKTKTDPAKTLGTPLCPRMEDVPLLEPLICKKIAHERLTVLIFLEDCIVTACQEGFICTWARPGKVR
- the WDR20 gene encoding WD repeat-containing protein 20 isoform X1, yielding MLLSKMAAEGGGKEMNEIKTQFTTREGLYKLLSHSEYSRPNRVPFNSQGSNPVRVSFVNVNDQSGNGDRLCFNVGRELYFYIYKGVRKAADLSKPIDKRIYKGTQPTCHDFNHLTATAESVSLLVGFSAGQVQLIDPIKKETSKLFNEERLIDKSRVTCVKWVPGSESLFLVAHSSGNMYLYNVEHTCGTTAPHYQLLKQGESFAVHTCKSKSTRNPLLKWTVGEGALNEFAFSPDGKFLACVSQDGFLRVFNFDSVELHGTMKSYFGGLLCVCWSPDGKYIVTGGEDDLVTVWSFVDCRVIARGHGHKSWVSVVAFDPYTTSVEESDPMEFSGSDEDFQDLHFGRDRANSTQSRLSKRNSTDSRPVSVTYRFGSVGQDTQLCLWDLTEDILFPHQPLSRARTHTNVMNATSPPAGSGGTNPGSNGNSITTPGNSVPPPLPRSNSLPHSAVSNAGSKSSVMDGAIASGVSKFATLSLHDRKERHHEKDHKRNHSMGHISSKSSDKLNLVTKTKTDPAKTLGTPLCPRMEDVPLLEPLICKKIAHERLTVLIFLEDCIVTACQEGFICTWARPGKVSLGGLLLSYCAEQMATMKTVNLPYFEVRS